ttcaGACATTTAAGCAAAAATTTGAAACTATAGAGTTAATTCACACCCTCATCGGGGGTATAAATGATCATTGCTGCTATAATCCGCCATATTTACGTCTATTGCTGCCTAAGTAgatgttcattaatgtgcattgtccctaccaaataaataaataaacattgtgTGACCAGTACACAGACATTCCTACAAGCAGTTACTATACAACACCTTAAAATGTGACATGATTCGCAGATGACAAGTGAAAGATGAGAACAACTTTTTAGGGCTGTAGCCGGGACCCAACACCACCGTCcagtttaatttaataaaatcttACACCTGTTTTTAACATGTGTAAGATAACTGAGCCTCATCGGTCTTCGTATTCCTTCCAGGCTGCTTCCTGCTTCCTCTGCAGATGTTAGTCCTTCGCCTTCTGCTGAGCCGAGCGGCTTGCTGTCGTTGCCGTGGGAGATCTTAACCCACATCGCCTCACACCTCCCAGCTCAGTGTGTCATCACTGTGCTGCCAAAGGTGAGTTACAGGTGTTTTCTGGGGCCATTTTTTCCATAGAAAGCCTATAAAGATGTCACATCATCATCTAATCTTCTTGCCCACTTGTGTTGCCTTGCTAACTCGATGACTAAATCATAATTATTGGATTTCTGTCTTTCACTGCACACAGGAATCAGTGGCTTTCTGGAATACACAAAGAAACATGAATAAATTTCcacatttacactactgttcaaaagtgtAGGAtcagctaatatagagcaacattacctcatttagagcaactttagttcatgtacactaccattcaaaaatttgaaatcacttagaaatgtccttatttttgaaagaaaagcatttaaaaaaaaaaaaatgaagataacattaaatgaatgataaatccagtgtagacattgttaatgtggtaaatgactcttctagctggaaacagctgatttttaatggaatatctccatagaggtacagaggaacatttccagcaaccatcactcctgtgttctaatgctacattgtgttagctaatggtgttgaaaggctcattgatgattagaaaacccttgtgcagttatgttagcacatggataaaagtgggagttttcatggaaaacatggaattttctggatgaccccaaactttgtgTTCTTGAAGTCTAGCAGAAATGTTGGATGTGTTAACTTCTTCAtacaacatttgaaaagacatttttaatccTTATATTCTTCTTACTAGTAAGCAGTCCTTGCATTGGCTTCTTTTGTTGCTGCGTTTCATATTGAGAATTTGATTTAAGATAAAACATTGGTCTCTCTTTAGGTCTGTCATGCACTCAGTGATGTGGGTAATGACAGCACCGCCTGTCAGCTCCGGGCTCAGAGACTCATCGGACCAAGAGCCTCCTTCCCAGTGGGACCAAGGCAGGGCTTTGATTGGCCGACTGCTTGCCTGGAGTTAGAGCAGCTGATAACCTGCTGGACTCGAGAAGCAGATCGTGTAGCTAAACAGAAGCGAGAAggtgaggaggagcaggaggaagcgAGGCGGCagcagaggggaggaagagatgcTGGAGCAGTTGCAGGAGGACAGGAAGACGACGGAGAGGATGAGGTGGAAGGGGTGGGAGTTCCAGCGCAGGAGGTGGCTTATGGTGTTGATGAAGAGATGGAGATGGCAATAGAAGGTGAGGACGGGGAAATACAGCCAGTCCAAGGCGAGGACCAACTAGCAAGACTGAGAGAAGAGTTGGAAGACAGACTGGAGGATGACGCAGCAGCACTAATGGATGGAGAACAAAGGGACCCCAGGAGGGTTTTCCCGGCTGATGAGCTGCAAGAAGCAATTCTTAATCACCAGCAGGACCTGGGAGAACCTGGGAATCTGGGTAACGGAGGACAGATAGAGGTGATGCAGCATCAGTCCCCCAGAAGCCCCAGCCCTCCCCCAGCACTTGAGTGCATCACGCTACCTTCAGCCCACATCGCCCAGACCAACTCGGTCCTGTTCCTGGGAGGGGAGGGGAAGGTGTGCGCCACCGCGTCCAGAGACTGGAACGTGAAGCTGTGGGATCTGCAGGCAGGAACTAACGGAGCGCTCCTGTACACGCTGGGAGGGCAGGGGAACTTCAGCACCCATCGGGGCTGGGTCTGGTGCCTGGCGTCCCGGGGGCCCCTGCTGGCCTCGGGGGGCTTCGACAGCACCGTGAGGCTGTGGGACCTCCAGGCCGGCGGTGCAGAGAGAGGCCTGATCCGAGCTGGAGCTGCTGTCCTCTGCTTGTCCTGTCAGTCGGACGTGTTACTGGCTGGAACCTTCGACAAGAGGGTCAGCATGTATGACCCCAGAGGTGAGGGGACACGTAGCTCTTTAAAGTTTAGCGGCTCAGAAAGCATCACATGGAAGTTAAAGTTTTCTAAatgttgctccatattagttaaagttgctctatattagttacagttgctctaaaggagctacagttgctcaaaaattagttaaagttgctctgtaataattaaagttgttctatattaattaaagttactcttaatgagttaaagttgctctatattagttacagttgctctaaaggagttacagttgctcaaaaatgagctaaaattgCTCTAAAGGAGTCAAAGTTGCTCTGTAATAGTAAAAGTTCTTCTACATTAAAGTTgatctacattagttaaagttgctctaaaggagctAAAATTGCTCTATTTTATGTAAAGTTGCTGTTTCATGCTACAGAGAAATGTGTTTGGTGTGATTgagaaaatttaattaattagtaACAGTagataaagttgctctatattagttaaaaattgctcaaaaatgagctaaaatggCTCTATATTcattgaagttgctctatattagctaaagttgctctaaaatcagttgaagttgctccatattatttaaagttgctctacattaattgaagttgctctgtatttgttaaagttgctctaaatgagttcaAATTGACTTATTGAAATATATTTGTCAGAGtactgatttgttttattgtcctggttattaaattttaaagacGAATGACTGGACCATTGAGGCTGATTGTGTTTAAATTTCATCCACAGCTCCTGAGCCACTGATTAAAAGCCTCCGTCTCCATGGTAACGCTGTGATGTGCCTTGCAGCGGATGACAAATACATCATCTCTGGGAGTCAAGACTCCACCGTGGCCGTGTACGACCGCAGGGCAGGCAGAGGCTTGAAGAAACTCCGGGTAgatgcagaaacaaacacacagttccTTTAGCAGTTTATGTTTATGTCCAGATACAGAATGCTCACCTGTACCTGTTCGAACCAATCCTTGTCTTTGTAGCTGAGCTCCTACCTGATGTCCATGAGCTACAGCGGCAGTGAAATCTGGGGCGGAGACAGCAGCGGGATGCTCCACTCCTTCTCCATGCAGGCGGGAACCTTCAAGCCCCTGTCCCAGTTTGACGTGGGACACACAGCTCTGATCACCGGCATACAGAAGACCCCCGGAAGCCTCTACACCTGCTCATCCGATTGGACCATCAAGGTAGGCGGAGTCACTTTCAGCTCATTCAGCTGCAGCCGGATGTCACTCATcatttctgctctgttctgCAGGTTCACATTCCCTGTTCGCCTCCGAGGACGTTGTGCACCCTGCAGTACCAAGCTGCCGTTCACGGGGTTAGTGCTGCACTTTATGTCACTCTTATTTCATGAACAGTTAACTGCAGTTTTAAACATTTCCCCCATTTAGTTCAATTAGAGACAGTAACTGGCAAAATCATGTGGGAaacatattaatttacatgtaaaacccTAAaacaacaggccaaaactgtaaataatgtttggcaatttgttcttttacaatatttaactgtaaaattagtAATAAATAGcaagtttttctgtatttttggtaGTAAAAGAGAAATTTACTAATATtttccactgtaaaaaaataaaaattaaagattCAAAAATAgtgaatttattttacagactttccCAGCTTTGTACAGatatcatgtaaaaaaaaaaagggaaaataactgtaaattagTACTTTTGCAAATAGTAATTCGatcttttacaatattttactgtaaaattacacagtttttctttattttaattagcaaaaaaagaaacttacaaagatatattaaagatttaaaaataatacaataaaataataataataataaaggcaaaaaactGTAAGTAATATCAGTATTTTTGGGAAtaatcatttgttcttttacaatgtgtgaccataaaaatgtgcttttctgtattttaatttgcaaaaaaaatattttgcatatatttgcaaatatatttttaataaagttaaaatgtatATTGaggattgaaaaataaatgttattttagaaaCTTTCCCTGTTTTGCTATGAAAAGAAATTACTAATAATATCctttaaaatcacataaaaaagtattaatttgtactgtaaataatatccacatcaaatctctttatttttacaaatgttcaatttttattttgcaatattttgctttaaaatgaaacattatttCTAAATTTTGATTAGcaaaattttttattattttacagatatttgcaaatattttaaagacagtTAATAGATTGATGATAAATCCTGTTCATTTAAAATACCAacaatatctagtaaaatcagagcaaaagAAAGTATTAATTaacaatatgtaaaataaatcattttatgaTGTGTGAACataaaagtgcagtttttctctattttactggatttaaatcagctgaaaatgtcattatgtGCCACATTATATCAataataaagatgaaaaatctatttttattgacAGTATTCtagctttaatttgattttagtCACAGAAATATCAGTGAATAGAAATTGTAAAACTAATAAAGCTGAAGTCTATGCAAAGTTGTGATCTATTAATAACTTgtcagctgtttgtgttttttctttgcattcaaaaatattttaaactgattAATCTGTTCTTCTCTGTGTCGTCGTCCTCCCTCATATTCCTCCTGTCAGCTGAGCGTGGAGGCTGGAGTCCTCGCCGTGGCCTCGGGTTGTGGAAGTGTGGAAATCTGGAGGCCCAGGaaataaaaatgggaaaaaccTGAAGACTACGCGACAACACCTGAAGCATCTCGACACCTGCTGACCTcactgattaaaataaaaacctgattaaagctgcaacaGCGTTGGTCAAATCCTCGCATCCAaacatgtccaccaggtggcgctgcaacgGAGAGTGTGTTTCGGCTTGTCTGTATGTATGTTTCTGGTGAAGATGGGACtgtgatcatacatgtaaagtttgaggcagattggagcatgcacAGGCCAGTTatgcatcacttcctgtttcatggtggaACGTCAAAATTCTGCCGGCCGCCATTTTAACACCGTCAGACATTTGTGGatcgttttgataacttttgatcacccatgcctggtggacatcctggccaaatttaaGCTGTCGGGGGTTACTCTGTGTGAGTTtacagcttttgaaaatgtccaaaaattacccaaaaccgtccaaaatatgacacataattcaacatggccgacttcctgttgggttttgggcatgggtgtccaTGTCAGACCCTAAAAATGAACATCTCTGTTGTCCTGCAGGCTGGCCGGCCACATTGAGAGAGGTAGAAGAGGTAACATAAAGgttttgaactgaaaatgttgcttccagttgtttaaTTCAATGCTACTATTTAGTTTTCTTCTGTTGAAATTGTGACAGTGAGACATTTGTTTCCCAAACCCTCTGAAAGCTGTTTATTTATACACAACCATCACATCTACTCAACATCATCTCATTTGTATGTCTGAATATACCTCGTGTGCATTAGCTCTTACAATATTTATAGTGTGGATACCTCTGTAATCCTGAATCTATCAATCATTtacttgacagaaaaaacactgaaagacaGTTTCCATGGAAGATGCATTAAATGTAGTGAAACTCTAGTGTTTGGTGGATTATTGGTTGCGTTTGTAGACGGTTTGTGGCTTCAGTCTCAGACAGAAGTTGGTCTTTTCTGCTGAGACGTGTCAGAGCAGCACACAGGTCTTCTTGTCTTTGAAAGGGTTGGACGAGGCAGCGATGCCAGTCAGCAGAGGGTCGCTTCGCCGGTGCTCCTGACAGTACTGGACTAAATCTGCTGCTGTGAGCGAAATCTGCAGGGAAGAAAAGACC
This portion of the Amphiprion ocellaris isolate individual 3 ecotype Okinawa chromosome 19, ASM2253959v1, whole genome shotgun sequence genome encodes:
- the fbxw9 gene encoding F-box/WD repeat-containing protein 9 encodes the protein MSEVRVDLNEPETEADGDQTGSSPDQSSEASRLNLQGLLPASSADVSPSPSAEPSGLLSLPWEILTHIASHLPAQCVITVLPKVCHALSDVGNDSTACQLRAQRLIGPRASFPVGPRQGFDWPTACLELEQLITCWTREADRVAKQKREGEEEQEEARRQQRGGRDAGAVAGGQEDDGEDEVEGVGVPAQEVAYGVDEEMEMAIEGEDGEIQPVQGEDQLARLREELEDRLEDDAAALMDGEQRDPRRVFPADELQEAILNHQQDLGEPGNLGNGGQIEVMQHQSPRSPSPPPALECITLPSAHIAQTNSVLFLGGEGKVCATASRDWNVKLWDLQAGTNGALLYTLGGQGNFSTHRGWVWCLASRGPLLASGGFDSTVRLWDLQAGGAERGLIRAGAAVLCLSCQSDVLLAGTFDKRVSMYDPRAPEPLIKSLRLHGNAVMCLAADDKYIISGSQDSTVAVYDRRAGRGLKKLRLSSYLMSMSYSGSEIWGGDSSGMLHSFSMQAGTFKPLSQFDVGHTALITGIQKTPGSLYTCSSDWTIKVHIPCSPPRTLCTLQYQAAVHGLSVEAGVLAVASGCGSVEIWRPRK
- the LOC111568942 gene encoding guanine nucleotide-binding protein G(I)/G(S)/G(O) subunit gamma-7-like codes for the protein MSGKMCSSSNSIIQAQKLVDQLRVEANMERFKISLTAADLVQYCQEHRRSDPLLTGIAASSNPFKDKKTCVLL